The following are encoded in a window of Flavobacterium psychrotrophum genomic DNA:
- the can gene encoding carbonate dehydratase: MSHDDFYIQILENNKKWSEGKLQADPQYFERLAKGQEPPLLWIGCSDSRVPANEVIGAQPGEVFVHRNIANMVIHSDINMLSVLDYAVNVLKVKHVIVCGHYGCGGVKAAMGNQSIGIIDNWIRHIKDVYRHNHTYLDGIADEHERFDAFVEVNVREQVYDLAKTSIVQNAWKNGQNLHLHGWVYGLDSGIVKDLDVNLSDNSDLSKVDRLML, from the coding sequence ATGAGCCACGACGATTTTTACATACAAATTTTAGAGAATAACAAGAAGTGGAGTGAAGGTAAGCTACAGGCCGACCCGCAGTACTTTGAACGCCTTGCGAAAGGGCAGGAGCCGCCTTTGTTATGGATAGGCTGCTCAGACAGCCGTGTGCCCGCAAATGAAGTTATTGGTGCACAGCCGGGTGAGGTTTTTGTACACCGCAACATTGCCAACATGGTAATACATAGCGACATTAATATGCTGAGCGTATTAGATTATGCCGTGAATGTGCTTAAGGTAAAGCACGTTATTGTGTGTGGCCACTATGGCTGTGGCGGCGTTAAGGCGGCTATGGGCAACCAGAGCATAGGAATTATTGATAACTGGATACGCCATATTAAAGATGTGTACAGGCATAATCATACCTATCTGGATGGTATTGCAGATGAGCATGAAAGGTTTGATGCCTTTGTAGAAGTAAACGTAAGAGAGCAGGTGTATGACCTTGCTAAGACAAGTATAGTTCAGAACGCCTGGAAAAACGGGCAAAACCTGCACCTGCACGGGTGGGTGTACGGGTTGGACAGCGGTATTGTAAAAGACCTAGACGTAAACCTGAGCGACAACTCAGACTTATCTAAGGTAGACAGACTTATGCTTTAA
- a CDS encoding Dps family protein, with product MKTTEKEINILGLPVKEAEVIAAELNILLSNFQVYYQNLRGIHWNIRGKRFFQLHVKFEELYNDAQVKIDLVAERVLTLGFTPLHTFEDYIKNNKLTVGKNISKDTEAVHLVIASIADLLKIERVILEESANINDEGTNSMMSDFIKEQEKTMWMMKAWSEEEI from the coding sequence ATGAAAACTACAGAAAAAGAGATCAATATACTGGGGCTTCCTGTAAAAGAAGCTGAGGTAATTGCAGCAGAACTTAATATTTTACTTTCAAACTTTCAGGTGTATTACCAAAACCTGCGCGGCATTCACTGGAATATTCGTGGTAAGCGCTTCTTTCAGCTTCATGTAAAGTTTGAAGAGCTTTATAACGATGCCCAGGTTAAAATAGACCTTGTGGCAGAGCGTGTACTTACACTGGGTTTTACACCGTTGCATACTTTTGAAGATTATATTAAAAACAACAAGCTTACCGTAGGTAAAAATATTAGTAAGGATACCGAGGCGGTGCACCTTGTTATAGCGTCGATTGCCGATTTGCTTAAAATAGAAAGGGTTATACTTGAGGAGTCTGCCAACATTAACGATGAGGGTACTAACAGTATGATGAGCGACTTTATAAAAGAGCAGGAAAAAACCATGTGGATGATGAAGGCATGGAGCGAAGAAGAAATTTAA
- a CDS encoding NADPH-dependent FMN reductase encodes MKLLAFAGSSSKQSINKKLATYAAGLFENAETEILDLNDYELPLFSVDKEKLIGQPPIAKQFYEKIEQADILVISVAEHNAGMTAAFKNIYDWASRQKKLVFDNTPLLLMSTSPGGYGGRNSLEAAQLSLKRYGGNIRATFSLPSFNENFDVAANKISNPELDAELKSIIRNFDYGKET; translated from the coding sequence ATGAAATTACTTGCCTTTGCCGGAAGCAGCAGCAAACAATCTATCAATAAAAAACTGGCCACCTATGCTGCCGGCCTTTTCGAAAATGCAGAAACAGAAATTCTCGATCTTAACGATTATGAACTACCACTGTTTAGCGTTGATAAAGAAAAGCTCATAGGACAGCCACCCATTGCAAAACAATTTTACGAAAAAATAGAACAGGCAGATATACTGGTAATATCGGTAGCAGAACATAATGCCGGTATGACCGCTGCCTTCAAGAATATCTACGACTGGGCATCCCGCCAAAAAAAGTTGGTTTTTGATAACACGCCTTTATTACTAATGTCTACCTCACCGGGAGGTTATGGCGGCAGAAACTCACTGGAAGCGGCTCAGCTCAGCCTTAAGCGCTATGGTGGCAACATCAGGGCTACGTTCTCGTTGCCATCCTTTAATGAAAACTTTGATGTAGCTGCCAATAAAATATCCAATCCGGAACTTGATGCCGAACTAAAATCCATAATTCGCAATTTTGACTATGGTAAAGAAACTTAA
- a CDS encoding NAD(P)/FAD-dependent oxidoreductase encodes MTLKSGYPFWLVKDGLPFTYPKLDHDIETEVAILGAGISGALARYYLVEAGIECTTIDARTIGLGSTSASTSLLQYEIDVPLHRLTQMIGRDKAETAYKLCGRAIEELGKITKHVGIEYFEKKKSLYYAAYKKDVAWLKEEFEARKAAGFDVTWLEAEDVQKEYGFKSYGAIRSELAAQTNAYMLSHCLLQHKHKNNRIFDRSPVTDIKHHKDGVTLTTDTGYTIKAKKLVYAVGYEVVDFIDKDIVKLLSTYATISEQYNERNFWKDELLIWNTADPYLYLRTTADKRVLVGGRDEDFSVDWKRDKLLKKKTKQLTTDVNKLFPELDFKPEFSWTGTFGSTKDGLPYIGEYPGKPNGYFSLGFGGNGITFSQIGAEIIRDMILGKENENAHLFRFDR; translated from the coding sequence ATGACACTAAAATCAGGTTACCCATTCTGGCTTGTTAAAGATGGCCTACCGTTTACCTACCCAAAGCTGGACCACGATATAGAAACAGAAGTTGCCATACTGGGCGCGGGAATATCCGGCGCTTTAGCGCGCTATTACCTTGTAGAAGCGGGTATAGAATGCACGACCATAGATGCGCGAACCATAGGCCTGGGTAGTACCAGTGCAAGTACATCGCTGCTTCAGTATGAAATAGATGTACCACTTCATAGGCTTACCCAAATGATAGGCAGGGATAAAGCTGAAACTGCATATAAGCTGTGCGGCCGCGCCATTGAAGAGCTGGGGAAAATCACCAAACACGTAGGTATAGAATATTTCGAGAAGAAGAAAAGCCTGTATTACGCTGCCTATAAAAAAGATGTAGCGTGGCTTAAAGAAGAGTTTGAAGCCCGCAAAGCAGCAGGTTTTGATGTAACATGGCTGGAGGCTGAAGACGTACAAAAAGAATACGGTTTTAAAAGTTATGGTGCCATACGCTCTGAACTTGCGGCGCAAACTAATGCTTATATGCTCTCGCACTGTCTGTTGCAACACAAACATAAAAACAACAGGATTTTTGACCGCAGTCCCGTTACTGATATTAAGCACCATAAAGATGGCGTTACCCTAACTACCGATACCGGCTATACCATAAAAGCAAAAAAACTGGTATATGCCGTGGGCTATGAAGTGGTAGATTTTATAGATAAAGATATTGTTAAGCTCCTCAGTACTTATGCCACTATTAGCGAGCAGTATAACGAACGTAACTTCTGGAAAGACGAGCTGTTGATATGGAACACGGCCGACCCTTACCTGTACCTGCGTACAACCGCAGATAAACGTGTGTTGGTAGGCGGCAGGGACGAAGATTTTAGTGTTGACTGGAAACGGGATAAACTACTGAAGAAAAAAACAAAGCAGCTTACAACCGATGTAAACAAGCTGTTTCCTGAACTGGATTTTAAACCTGAATTTAGCTGGACGGGTACTTTTGGATCTACTAAAGATGGCTTGCCATACATAGGCGAATATCCGGGTAAGCCCAATGGATATTTTTCGCTTGGGTTTGGGGGTAACGGCATTACCTTTAGCCAGATAGGTGCCGAGATTATCAGGGATATGATTTTAGGTAAGGAGAATGAAAATGCACACCTGTTCCGTTTTGATAGGTAG
- a CDS encoding LETM1-related biofilm-associated protein — MINPSASGWIDKFFATQKNHLPEYENSHAFYRAIRDSGFIYGHIVSFDNIDQKETKSWTTEEITKVALMDTLYGVYRLISKTSDTAAFINSAIAYYKEAQPEGFALLKKVLPTAPPAHELENILDDRIRTNNNIISRNFSHILTNALMFMDVLAFRQYLLDGDRPQKYLKKLEETVMTIVSLALNSKQDKTQYDDLLIRLFESSVRYTKLSNINTDSLEEAGFDYFESKSEKNYLLDMAAMAIWSDGRAQQSEIEFMYRLNDRLGLREDAPAESIASYDVFIKLNKKHIPFFNYSNPVKHFYDHAAQSVTNLIIRNKNRLIKELSNNGELMLLITHSTHRSLNDKEKKKVKKQLLEICKTVPSLTIFLLPGGSLLLPLLIKFIPQLLPSVLNENLDKEDTA; from the coding sequence ATGATAAATCCCAGCGCCAGCGGGTGGATTGATAAGTTTTTTGCAACGCAAAAAAACCACCTGCCCGAGTATGAAAATTCCCATGCCTTTTACAGGGCAATACGGGACAGCGGGTTTATATACGGGCACATAGTAAGCTTTGACAATATAGACCAAAAAGAAACCAAGAGCTGGACGACTGAGGAAATTACTAAGGTAGCCCTTATGGATACCCTTTATGGTGTGTACAGGCTCATTTCTAAAACAAGCGATACGGCTGCCTTTATAAACAGCGCTATTGCCTATTACAAAGAGGCGCAGCCCGAGGGTTTCGCGCTCCTTAAAAAGGTACTACCCACAGCACCACCGGCACACGAATTAGAGAATATTCTTGACGACCGTATTCGTACCAATAACAACATTATTAGCCGCAATTTTAGCCACATACTTACTAATGCCCTGATGTTTATGGATGTACTGGCTTTTCGGCAATACCTGCTGGACGGCGACCGCCCACAGAAGTACCTTAAAAAGCTGGAGGAAACGGTAATGACCATTGTAAGCCTGGCACTAAATAGTAAGCAGGATAAAACGCAGTATGACGACCTGCTGATCCGCCTCTTTGAATCATCTGTGCGGTATACTAAGCTCAGTAACATTAATACAGACAGCCTTGAGGAAGCGGGTTTTGATTATTTTGAATCGAAATCTGAAAAAAATTACCTTTTGGATATGGCCGCTATGGCGATATGGAGCGACGGCCGTGCACAACAAAGCGAAATAGAATTTATGTACCGGCTAAACGATCGCCTGGGCCTGCGTGAAGATGCCCCTGCCGAAAGCATAGCCAGCTATGATGTGTTTATTAAGCTGAATAAAAAGCACATTCCGTTTTTTAACTACAGCAACCCGGTAAAGCATTTTTATGACCATGCGGCGCAAAGTGTAACCAACCTTATAATCCGTAATAAAAACCGCCTGATAAAAGAGCTGAGTAATAATGGCGAACTTATGCTGCTGATTACCCACTCTACCCACCGTAGCCTTAACGATAAGGAAAAGAAAAAAGTAAAGAAACAACTGCTTGAAATTTGTAAGACGGTACCTTCTCTTACCATCTTTTTACTACCCGGCGGAAGTCTGCTCCTGCCCCTGCTTATTAAATTTATCCCTCAGCTGTTGCCAAGTGTGCTGAATGAAAATTTGGATAAGGAAGATACTGCGTAA
- a CDS encoding STM3941 family protein has product MEKIEIPLHKGKITLMVLGSLLFIGLGYFLLTEDLGSYRYSKEVINLVGTLCILLFTLAFAMSLYKLFDKNRGLTIDDKGIIDNSTFTSGFLITWEDIMDVSLYQVKSTKLLLIHVSDNERYLEQMKGLKKMLGKQNIKLTGTPLSINPNSLDIKFDELNKLVSERLEYYNKTT; this is encoded by the coding sequence ATGGAAAAGATAGAAATACCGCTTCACAAAGGTAAAATTACCTTAATGGTTCTTGGCTCATTACTATTTATTGGGTTAGGATATTTTTTATTAACCGAAGATTTAGGTTCCTACAGATACAGCAAAGAAGTGATTAATCTTGTAGGTACGCTTTGTATACTCCTCTTTACTCTGGCATTTGCTATGTCCCTTTATAAGCTTTTTGATAAAAATAGGGGGTTAACTATTGATGATAAAGGAATTATTGATAATTCCACCTTTACTTCCGGCTTCCTGATAACTTGGGAAGATATAATGGATGTTAGTCTTTATCAGGTAAAATCTACTAAATTGCTGTTAATCCATGTATCTGATAATGAAAGATATCTTGAACAAATGAAAGGCCTGAAAAAGATGCTTGGCAAGCAGAATATAAAACTTACAGGCACACCACTTTCTATTAACCCAAATAGCCTGGATATAAAGTTTGATGAGCTGAACAAACTTGTTTCAGAGCGGCTTGAGTATTATAATAAAACAACATAA
- a CDS encoding transglutaminase domain-containing protein — protein sequence MKNISKLYTLLLMVLCIGYAHAQDYAKVDATVKTYPTTYNSIDKIASRIGADFQRDDEKARAIFTWIALNISYDTNPSALGRKPIKYAYSNEAERLAKIEAIENDLANTTLRAKKGVCHGYAMLYTVIARKLGLETEVIHGNAKILPHDIGKLPTNSNHAWNAVKINGQWKLMDVTWGSGGITGKSKNFGFKFDDHYFFTEPDVFFLNHFPDDKKWLMTNKNEREFASLPLYYDLGYELVSPTIGVIKTVVPANLPVKIKGIKPTDEVAYQFSNGGFSSRVTPKFTNGVGEFNVVLDKTARGTLTIFVNKMSVAAYNIQR from the coding sequence ATGAAAAACATATCTAAACTTTATACACTGCTTTTGATGGTTTTGTGTATTGGGTATGCCCATGCGCAGGATTATGCAAAAGTAGACGCCACCGTTAAAACCTATCCCACAACGTACAACAGTATTGATAAGATTGCTTCACGTATTGGTGCCGACTTTCAGCGGGACGATGAAAAGGCGCGTGCCATTTTTACCTGGATAGCGCTAAACATTAGTTACGACACCAATCCGTCAGCACTTGGGCGCAAGCCTATAAAATATGCTTACAGCAACGAGGCAGAGCGGCTGGCAAAGATCGAGGCCATAGAAAATGACCTTGCCAATACTACATTACGTGCAAAAAAAGGGGTGTGCCACGGCTACGCTATGCTGTATACCGTTATTGCCCGCAAACTGGGTCTTGAAACGGAGGTAATACACGGCAACGCCAAGATATTACCTCATGACATTGGTAAGTTGCCTACAAATAGCAACCATGCCTGGAACGCAGTAAAAATTAACGGACAATGGAAACTGATGGATGTTACCTGGGGCTCCGGTGGTATTACCGGTAAGAGCAAGAACTTTGGGTTTAAGTTTGATGACCATTACTTTTTTACCGAACCTGATGTGTTTTTCCTTAACCACTTTCCGGATGATAAAAAATGGCTGATGACAAATAAGAACGAACGTGAATTTGCTTCGTTGCCATTGTATTATGACCTTGGGTATGAGTTGGTATCGCCCACTATTGGTGTAATAAAAACAGTCGTTCCAGCCAATCTTCCTGTTAAAATTAAAGGCATAAAACCTACTGATGAAGTTGCTTACCAGTTTAGTAATGGTGGGTTTTCCAGCAGGGTAACCCCAAAGTTTACAAATGGGGTAGGAGAGTTTAATGTAGTGCTTGATAAAACTGCCAGAGGTACACTTACTATTTTTGTAAATAAAATGTCGGTTGCGGCTTATAACATACAGCGATAA
- a CDS encoding LysR substrate-binding domain-containing protein: MTITQLQYVLAVAEHKNFTAAAEKCFVTQPTLSMQIQKLEEELDIQIFDRSKKPIQLTEVGEKIVNQAKNIVNESGRIKDIVDQQKGFIGGDFKVGIIPTIMPTLLPMFMANFIKKYPRVNLIIEERNTEDIIKMLKNGQLDAAIAATPLDEESIKEVVLYYEPFVAYVPENNPAYNKPEFEVEDLEANLSNILLLQDGHCFRNNVLNICKATSLPNDNHFQIESGSFETMVRLVDEGLGMTLLPYLHTLDMPVKATEKLRPFKAPQPSREVSLIYNKKELKGHIIDALRSTITGVVRGAIAFQDVQITSPTHVK, from the coding sequence ATGACCATTACCCAACTTCAATATGTATTAGCCGTTGCCGAGCATAAAAACTTTACCGCTGCCGCAGAAAAATGTTTTGTTACCCAGCCCACACTTAGTATGCAGATTCAAAAGCTTGAAGAAGAACTGGATATACAAATATTTGACCGCAGTAAAAAACCTATTCAGCTTACCGAAGTTGGCGAAAAAATAGTAAATCAGGCTAAGAACATCGTTAACGAATCTGGTCGTATCAAAGATATTGTAGACCAGCAAAAAGGGTTTATAGGCGGCGATTTTAAAGTAGGTATCATCCCTACCATTATGCCTACGCTCCTACCCATGTTCATGGCAAACTTTATAAAGAAATATCCGCGTGTAAACCTTATTATAGAAGAGCGAAATACCGAAGATATTATAAAGATGCTGAAGAATGGTCAGCTGGATGCTGCCATAGCCGCCACCCCACTGGATGAAGAAAGCATAAAAGAAGTGGTATTATACTATGAGCCTTTTGTGGCTTATGTACCTGAAAATAACCCTGCATACAACAAACCCGAATTTGAAGTAGAAGACCTGGAGGCTAACTTAAGTAATATACTGCTGTTGCAGGATGGGCATTGTTTCCGCAATAATGTACTGAATATCTGCAAGGCAACATCGTTGCCAAACGATAACCATTTCCAGATCGAAAGCGGTAGTTTTGAAACCATGGTTCGCCTGGTAGACGAAGGCCTGGGTATGACGCTCCTGCCCTACCTGCACACACTGGATATGCCCGTAAAGGCTACCGAGAAACTGCGCCCGTTCAAAGCGCCGCAACCTTCGCGTGAGGTAAGCCTTATTTACAATAAAAAAGAGCTTAAAGGCCATATTATCGATGCCCTGCGCAGTACCATTACCGGTGTGGTACGCGGTGCCATTGCTTTTCAGGATGTGCAGATAACAAGCCCTACACATGTGAAGTAG
- a CDS encoding TIGR02117 family protein, whose product MVKKLKSILRFTMRFIVGIILFVVVYLVSVFVLYRIPVNRHPAQGGDVPIYINSNGVHTDIVVPLKNDVKDWGKDILFTHTTAKDTTAKFVAFGWGDKGFYLDTPEWSDLKASTALKAAFYLGTSAMHTRFYKSLTEDVECKKIMITKADYADLVAYIEDSFQLNEAKKIQWISGHSYGKYDAFYEGKGRYSLFYTCNTWANQALKAGHQKAALWTPYDKGIFYHYE is encoded by the coding sequence ATGGTAAAGAAACTTAAAAGCATACTCCGCTTTACAATGCGGTTTATTGTGGGCATCATTCTTTTTGTAGTTGTTTATCTGGTTTCGGTCTTTGTACTCTACCGCATCCCCGTTAACAGGCATCCGGCGCAGGGTGGCGATGTTCCCATTTATATTAATTCAAACGGTGTGCATACTGATATTGTAGTACCACTAAAAAACGATGTAAAAGACTGGGGTAAAGACATATTATTTACACACACCACCGCTAAAGACACTACGGCAAAGTTTGTAGCCTTTGGCTGGGGCGATAAAGGTTTTTACCTCGATACGCCGGAGTGGAGCGACCTTAAGGCCAGTACAGCGCTCAAGGCTGCATTTTATTTGGGTACATCGGCCATGCACACACGGTTTTATAAGAGCCTGACGGAAGATGTAGAATGTAAAAAGATAATGATAACCAAAGCCGATTATGCTGACCTGGTTGCTTACATAGAAGACAGCTTTCAGCTAAATGAGGCCAAAAAAATACAATGGATATCAGGGCACAGCTACGGTAAGTACGATGCTTTTTATGAAGGTAAAGGGCGTTACAGCCTGTTTTATACCTGCAACACCTGGGCCAACCAAGCACTAAAGGCAGGCCACCAAAAGGCCGCTTTATGGACGCCGTATGACAAGGGGATATTTTATCACTATGAATAG
- a CDS encoding T9SS type A sorting domain-containing protein — MIRILQTKFLALAVMLMLLATATGFSQTAFTLNHGFGGPSGLPTGIEIQSYDGVSACATTPNGQNAVTTLTLKATLGFTFKITSINGTGVRSNAGSSSFNFQVINNGTVNGTVTSVASSSSCNGGTAISALNVPETNQIVTSGNTMMIKVVRVPGSTSGNGYSHAKTLVIQGEVSVMAPIATIATTISTGGFTANWDPVPNATGYRLDVSSTEDFSNILEDYDNVAVDGLSTYVSSGILPNTTFYYRVRAENGALVSPNSNVITVAVPACGIINLPAATAQLLCGPSTVAGLTAIGTGTIKWYESQTAAQPMLATATIVTGTYYVSQTIANCESEKLAVSVTVNDIPAMPETVTEQLFCGSGTVAGLTAVTGVSLKWYMEETGGTPLAPETPVTMGNYFVSQTVNGCESLRNFTEVSIVPIPDAPTADAQLFCGTATVAGLISSGTGALWYTAETGGTALTADSAITTNTYYVSQTVDGCESPRTAVAITVNAIPALPVAVAQQFCGSGTVAQLVTTTATAPKWYTAETGGTALTATDALTTATYYVTQTIDGCESPRLAVVVTVYDIPAIPLVNPQVFCGATTVAGIITEQGTAVKYYTSLTSTAPLSSDTALITAVYYATQTVNGCESPKTAFLVIINNIPEAPVATAQSFCGVANAGSLTANGIAPAWYSVETGGDALTANAELTTGTYYVSQTINGCESPRTSVAVTVNSIPAAPLAAAQTFCGATTAAQLQVTTGTNTLWYATADGITPLSLAASVNTGNYYVSQRVNNCESTRTMVAITVNAIPAMPVVSSSAVTFCNAATVAGLSAEGQNIQWYTTATGGTALTTTTAIAEGVSVYYASQTVNGCESPRAALAVERNITPAPVVAAQSFCGETTVADLETNSINGIVWYSAVTGGMPLSNDSSIETGTYYASQTLNNCESLRTPVEISVNILDQPDGDATQEFTSGQTLADLEPNGNNITWYSNEDLTIVLLPTTLLTDTTTYYAVVSEGDCISPSLAVTVNEVLATESYTKNIAFYPNPVVNTLSIKADDVIKAVVIYNMIGQPVMKLSTDQDSVTADMSHLASGVYFVKAETEKGSQTMKIFKK, encoded by the coding sequence ATGATCAGAATTTTACAAACAAAGTTTTTGGCCTTAGCTGTCATGCTTATGTTGCTTGCAACGGCAACAGGCTTTTCGCAAACGGCTTTTACATTAAACCACGGCTTTGGCGGGCCTTCGGGCCTTCCCACTGGTATCGAAATCCAGTCATATGACGGAGTAAGCGCCTGTGCAACCACTCCCAACGGACAAAATGCCGTAACCACCCTTACACTTAAAGCTACACTGGGTTTTACTTTTAAAATTACCAGTATTAATGGTACAGGTGTAAGAAGCAATGCAGGTTCATCATCATTTAACTTTCAGGTTATTAACAACGGCACGGTAAATGGCACAGTAACCAGCGTAGCTTCTTCTTCGAGCTGTAATGGTGGCACCGCCATAAGCGCGCTTAATGTACCGGAAACCAACCAGATTGTTACCTCCGGTAATACCATGATGATTAAAGTGGTTCGTGTACCGGGCTCTACATCGGGCAACGGTTACAGCCATGCTAAAACACTTGTTATACAGGGCGAAGTAAGCGTTATGGCACCTATAGCTACCATAGCTACAACAATAAGCACCGGTGGCTTTACCGCAAACTGGGATCCTGTGCCTAATGCCACAGGCTACCGCCTTGACGTAAGCAGTACTGAAGACTTTTCTAATATACTGGAAGATTATGACAACGTTGCCGTAGACGGTTTATCTACTTATGTATCCAGCGGCATATTGCCAAACACTACCTTCTATTACAGAGTAAGAGCAGAAAATGGCGCTTTAGTTTCGCCAAACTCTAATGTTATAACAGTTGCGGTTCCTGCCTGTGGCATCATCAATCTGCCTGCCGCTACTGCACAATTACTTTGTGGTCCATCTACCGTTGCCGGGCTTACAGCAATTGGGACAGGTACTATAAAATGGTATGAAAGCCAAACGGCTGCCCAGCCAATGCTGGCTACTGCCACAATTGTAACAGGTACATATTATGTATCGCAAACCATTGCAAATTGCGAAAGCGAAAAGTTAGCCGTTAGCGTTACTGTAAATGATATTCCTGCAATGCCGGAAACAGTTACAGAACAATTATTTTGCGGATCGGGTACTGTAGCGGGTCTTACAGCCGTAACCGGAGTATCTCTAAAATGGTATATGGAAGAAACAGGTGGTACACCACTGGCACCTGAAACCCCTGTTACAATGGGAAATTACTTTGTATCGCAAACTGTTAACGGCTGCGAGAGCCTTCGTAACTTTACCGAGGTTAGCATAGTACCCATACCAGATGCCCCTACTGCCGATGCACAACTGTTTTGCGGCACGGCTACAGTAGCCGGATTAATATCATCTGGTACAGGCGCATTATGGTACACTGCCGAAACCGGTGGTACCGCACTTACAGCAGACAGCGCCATTACTACAAATACCTACTATGTATCTCAAACAGTAGACGGTTGCGAAAGTCCGCGTACTGCGGTGGCTATTACTGTAAACGCAATTCCGGCACTTCCGGTAGCAGTTGCGCAACAGTTTTGTGGCTCTGGTACGGTAGCACAGTTGGTTACAACAACAGCTACTGCTCCTAAATGGTATACTGCTGAAACAGGAGGCACAGCCTTAACTGCTACTGATGCATTAACTACTGCTACTTACTATGTAACCCAAACCATAGACGGCTGCGAGAGCCCAAGGCTTGCCGTAGTAGTAACTGTATATGATATTCCTGCCATACCACTGGTTAACCCGCAGGTATTTTGCGGCGCAACTACAGTAGCCGGTATAATCACAGAACAAGGCACTGCCGTTAAATATTACACTTCACTTACAAGCACTGCCCCCCTAAGCAGCGACACAGCACTTATAACAGCTGTTTACTACGCCACACAAACCGTTAACGGCTGCGAAAGCCCAAAAACAGCATTTCTTGTAATTATAAACAACATTCCTGAAGCACCAGTTGCCACAGCGCAGTCATTTTGCGGCGTTGCAAATGCCGGTAGCCTTACAGCAAATGGTATAGCACCTGCATGGTATAGTGTTGAAACTGGTGGCGATGCCCTTACGGCAAATGCTGAACTAACTACCGGTACATATTATGTATCACAAACCATTAATGGTTGCGAAAGCCCTCGCACAAGCGTAGCAGTTACGGTAAACAGCATACCCGCTGCACCACTTGCAGCTGCGCAAACATTTTGTGGTGCTACAACAGCAGCACAGCTACAAGTTACTACAGGTACAAATACACTATGGTATGCAACAGCCGACGGCATTACACCACTAAGCCTTGCCGCATCTGTTAATACAGGGAATTACTACGTATCTCAAAGAGTTAATAACTGCGAAAGCACACGCACTATGGTAGCAATTACGGTAAACGCCATACCGGCAATGCCTGTAGTTAGCAGCAGTGCCGTAACATTTTGTAATGCAGCCACAGTAGCAGGGCTTTCTGCTGAAGGACAAAACATCCAATGGTACACTACTGCAACAGGAGGTACTGCATTAACCACAACTACCGCCATTGCAGAAGGTGTATCTGTTTACTACGCATCACAAACCGTTAACGGTTGCGAAAGCCCGAGAGCGGCACTTGCTGTTGAGCGTAACATTACACCGGCGCCAGTTGTGGCAGCGCAATCTTTTTGTGGAGAAACAACAGTAGCCGACCTTGAAACAAACAGCATAAACGGGATTGTATGGTATAGCGCGGTAACAGGCGGTATGCCACTAAGCAATGATAGCTCAATTGAAACAGGTACTTACTATGCGTCGCAAACACTAAACAACTGCGAAAGCCTTCGTACTCCTGTAGAAATTTCAGTAAACATTTTAGATCAACCTGACGGGGATGCTACACAAGAGTTTACTTCAGGACAAACCCTCGCCGATCTTGAACCTAATGGAAACAATATCACATGGTACAGTAATGAAGACCTTACCATAGTGTTACTGCCTACTACTTTACTTACAGATACTACAACCTATTATGCAGTTGTGAGTGAAGGAGATTGCATAAGCCCGTCACTTGCAGTTACAGTAAATGAAGTACTAGCCACAGAGAGCTATACTAAGAACATTGCATTTTACCCTAACCCGGTAGTTAATACACTAAGCATAAAAGCGGATGATGTAATTAAAGCAGTAGTAATCTACAATATGATTGGGCAGCCGGTAATGAAACTTTCTACTGATCAGGACTCAGTTACTGCCGATATGTCGCACTTGGCATCGGGAGTTTATTTTGTAAAGGCTGAAACTGAAAAAGGTAGCCAGACAATGAAAATCTTTAAAAAATAA